The nucleotide sequence tacagttAGGATCGTCACCTACAGCGGGTTCGCCTCTCGATGGTCCACAACTGGGTCCACTGAAAGAATTTGATGATGTGAGTTACCATTTTGTCAGTATCATTTGAACCTTAATCTTAGTATTGAGTTGTAAACAAAATTCTTAATAACAGCCATTAGTGAGCCATCTAGTTATCAAGTAATTGGATGATTTGATTGTAGGAACCAGATGAAACATTATCGGAGAGGCTATGGGGGCTGACCGAAATGTTCCCTGAAGGGTTACGGAATGGTGCACATACAGTTACTACCAAAACTTGGTAAGAACCTTATTTAAAGCCAAGCTCTCAGTTTCTATGCGTCTCTCTGTTATCTTTAATCTAACCTATAAATGTCAgcattgttataatttttttaacactttATTTGCAGAACAAATGTgatataacaatttaataaaatgtaataagatGTATTATGTAAAGCAAGAAGTATTGttacttacatttaaaatttgttacattttaggTCGGGTGTCAAAGGCCTATATGGACTGTCACGCTCTGTTTTATGGGTGGTAGCAAGTTCATCTGTGATCTTGTTTGCTCCTGTCCTATTTGAAGTTGAGAGGGCTCAAATGGATGAGATGCAGAAAACTCAACAGAAGCAGGTAAAATCAATAGTTTTTGAACCATTGACGCTTGGGTAAAGTAGAGGAAATGgaattgtgttttatttatattgtatctACATTTTATCAGACAGGGCAACTTATGCCACCACAACATTCATGAATAGCCCTGCAGTAAAGTCATCTgcaaaattccaaaaatacattttgtaaataggCGAATAAAACTGTACAATTGTAATTGTAAACACCGGTCTATTCATTAATGTGCAAATATTTCTATACTGTATAAATCTTGCATTATTAATACATTAGCTCATGACTTGACCTGCCTCAAATCTCAatcaattgttatttattgttattctaATCCATAAGTTATATTACCATAGTCATTAAAACCAGTTACAAGTAgcaaacatacacacacatccttacaaaatcatattagtagaatatttttttattttcaggtcTTGCTGG is from Amyelois transitella isolate CPQ chromosome 13, ilAmyTran1.1, whole genome shotgun sequence and encodes:
- the LOC106138300 gene encoding mitochondrial import receptor subunit TOM22 homolog, with protein sequence MLMELTDELEQSDSGMESLTASKDDTPERRPEDNFITPSLGSSPTAGSPLDGPQLGPLKEFDDEPDETLSERLWGLTEMFPEGLRNGAHTVTTKTWSGVKGLYGLSRSVLWVVASSSVILFAPVLFEVERAQMDEMQKTQQKQVLLGTNAALSGPMPNLPPIPR